Part of the candidate division WOR-3 bacterium genome is shown below.
ATGACCGTATAGCAGTCTGGTTTAACCGTTAGGTATGATTCGGACCAGGAAATTATAATCTGAAGAAAGGGGGATGTAAAGTAAGAATTTAATTATTGACAAACCTTTTATAGCAGTGGAGAGGACTCAGCAGTTTTCCCGCTTGACAGAGGAAAAATATCAGATATAATAAGTTAAGTATGTTGGTTGTCTAAAAAGATTGGGGGCGAACGGTCTTGACAGGGTGAATGAGGTGAAAGAGGGCATACCGAGGGTCCTGGTCACCTCGTTAATCCGACCATGAGAAAAAAACATCCTGCTTACACAGGATACGCACTGGCTGCATAAATTAACGCAGCCACGTCTGCCCGGGTTTTGCCCGGCCCGGGACAGGCGTCATAAAGGGCAAAGCCCTGTCAAACCTTAGCCTTTGGGTTTGACGAGGGTCTTCTAAAAAGGCTTGCCCTGATCAACCTGTCCCTTGGTAAAGATCAGGGGAGATCCATAAAGGGACTAAGTATGTAGTCCTCTTCACTGAAACACTCTGGACGCGGGTTCGATTCCCGCCGCCTCCACCATTTTTATAATACTTTGATAACCAAATTAAATTTTTTTAATTTTATCCATTGACATTTTAAAAATTTTTATTATAATATCTACGATGATTAAAAAAATTCAAAAATGTCCGATATGTGGAGGGGGGTTGGTGATAAGTGAATTGAAATGCGTAAATTGTGACTTAAAAATGAGAAAGGATTTCGCTCTCTGTGAATTCTGCCAACTGCCCGAAGAGGATTATGAATTTTTGAAAATCTTCCTAAAAACTGAGGGGAAACTAACCGATATCGAAAAAATCTTAGGAATTTCCTACCCAACGATAAAAGCTAAAATCGAAACTCTTCTTAAAAGATTGAATCTTGTGGTTTATAAAGAGCCGATTGATCCTATTGATGGAATTGCCGAAGGGAAATTAACAGTTGAAGAGGCGATCGCCATTTTAAAAAGCCGAAAAAAAGGAGGTGGAAAATAAAACTTTTTAGATCACCGAGCATTGATGCCATATTCATGGTGGCTTTGGGAGTATTTATCTGGTTCTCTAATTTGGGTTTGATCCCCATTGTTTGGCGACGAGATTGGCCGTTAATTATCATCATCATTGGCATTTTTCAGTTGATAAAGTATTTTTTAAACAAATCCCACAGGAGGTTTTAATGTCCGAAGAATTAAAAAAAATTTTAGGTATGGTTGCGGATGGAAAATTAAAACCTGAAGAAGCGGAACGGCTGATTGGGGCATTAAAAGATAATCCGAAAAAAATAAGGTTTTTAAAAATACGCATTTACGAAAAACATGGGGAAAAGTGCAAAACGCGTATTGATATCCCGATGACCGCCTTGAAGTTGTTTTTAAAACTTGGTGCCGCATTACAGACTTTTGCTCCGGAAGGTTTTAAGATAAATATCAAAGGGCAAGAGATACTTCTTGATGAGTTTACTCCGGAGTTGTTTGATAAGATTTTGGCCGAGATTGATGAGGAAGGTTGTTTTACACTCGTTGAGTTTAATAATGACGAAAAAGACGAAAAAGTGGAGGTGTATATTGAATGAGCGAATGAAAATTTTGAAATTGCTCGAAGAAGGTAAAATAAATGCGGAAGAAGCAGCAAGACTTCTTGAGGCCATCGGTGAATCTGAAGGTAGAAAACGACGCGGCTTTTTTTGGCAGGGGATGGAGTCGCTTTCGGATATGATGTCTGATATGATGGGCATGGTTTTTAGCACCGCTTTTAAAAACCATCCCACCTTGGAGAAATTTAGAACTTCCGGTAAAAAGAAGATAGAATTTAAAGGAATTAGCGGGGATATTGAAATAAATGGTTTGGAGACCGATGAAATCGTTGTTGAAAAAGATGGGTTCGCAAAAATAATTGAAACCAGTGACAGCTTGATCATTAAAGCAATAAGCGGTAATGTGAAGATTAATACCCCGGCAAAAATTGATTTGGAAATCAAAGGATTATCGGGTGACATACATTTGAATAATTTAACGGGTCGAATTGAAATGGTTTCAGTCTCAGGAGACATTGTAGGGAGAAGATTAAAAGGTGTTTTTAAAGGCGAATTTGTATCCGGTGATGTAGATCTGGAATTTGAGGAGATTGAAGATATAGAGATAAATTCCCGCTATGGGGATATCATCTTGCATATTAACCCCACCCAAGAAGCAGAAATTGAAGTAATGACTGATGAGGGAGATATAAATTGCGAATTACCTTTAAAGGATTTGATAAAAAAACCGAATTATCTAAAAGGAATATTGAACACGGCCAAGGCAAAGATTTATATCAATAATCGTCACGGTGATATTAAGTTAAAAGCAATTTTATAAAAAACTAACAGGAGGCATGATGGGATGTGGTCTTTGGGGGGCGTTATTTCTAATAGTCATCGGGGTTTGGATTTGGGCTTCAAATTATGGTTTTCGTTTTTCTTTTTACCGGGATTGGCCAGTTCTTTTTGTTATTATCGGTTTTTTTGCCCTTTTACGAATTTTAAAACGACGTCGCTAAACCGTTAAGCTGGTTATTTAACAATCAGCTTATAGAGAAGGAATATTATCAAAAGCATCAAAAGTAGACCCCAACCTACAAATCGCATCGGTTGGTAATGTTTCCGTGGGGGGATAAGACGGTGTCGCTTTTTAAAATCAATCATTGCTGAATAACCTCGGCTGGGTTGACTGTCCTTATGTTTTCCAAATTTTTCTTCCGCTGTGCTTCCGCAAAAGTTCTGATAATTTTTTCCTGTATCTGCGTAATTTTTTTAGTGGGACAGGTAAAATTATTGAAGAGCAGGGAAAAAGCGTAATCGGTGCCGTTTACCTTAAGATAGCCACTCAAACAGGAGGCCGCTTGAATGGCACCGGTTTTTGCTTTGAGAGTATCCGAAAAACCATTAAATCTTGCCTTCAAAGTGCCCTTGCCCGGGTCCGGCAGGGAGTTATAAAAATCATAAAATAAATTGCTCTGGTACATAAATTTTAAAACGGCGATCAAGGCGCGCGGAGACAGCAGATTGTGTTTGGAAAGACCCGAACCATCCCAAATAGAGACCCAACCTGTATCAACACCACATTTGGTAAGAAAATTCTTTACCACAGTAAGGCCGGCATTAAAACTTCCTTCTTTGTACAGTTGCGCACCAAGGGTTTTAAGGAGTATTTCGGCGTATAGATTTTCGCTTTCGGTGTTGGTTTCTTTTATTATTTCAATTAACGGTGATGAAAGAATAGAATCGGCAAGAATGGGTGATTCTTTGCCAATAAAGATTTCGTAACTTCTTATCCGCGCTACAGGTTTATTGATTTTTACTCCTTGGGCACTCAGTCTTTCTTTTAGATATTCACCTGCGAATAATGCGGGGTCTTTTACAGCAACATCAATATCACGAGCATTTTTTATCATTCCTTCCACAACAATGAGATTTTCTTCAGGTTTACGATAAATAATCAAATTTTCGGAATTTGCGGTTGATACAATATTGTTTATTAATTTCACATATTTGGTAGGGGGATGGATATATACAAGTGCTGTTTCGCCTATTGATTGGGGTCTAATGCGCACGGATACAACATTTTTATTAAACGAGAGGGCACTTATTTCCGGGGCATATTTGGCATCAAGATAGTGCCAGGCCCAGCCTATTGGCAGACGTTCATTGGTGAAATAGTCATCAATAACCAGAATTGCACCGGTTATCTCGTTTATACCTAATTCTTGAATTTTACGCACGAATTTTTCCATATTTTCAATACTGAAGTTTGGATCCCCACCTCCCTGTAGCACAATGTCACCATATAATCTTTTTTCATTAATCCTGCCTCGTAGATAGAGAAAGGTTTTATACCTGAAATCATCGCCCAAAAAATATAATGCTGCTGCCGTGGTAATAAGTTTCATATTAGATGCTGGTACAAAGACGCGTGCTCCATTATACTCATAAATCATGCTGTCGGCAGTCAGATCATAAAAACATAACCC
Proteins encoded:
- a CDS encoding DUF2089 family protein, whose translation is MIKKIQKCPICGGGLVISELKCVNCDLKMRKDFALCEFCQLPEEDYEFLKIFLKTEGKLTDIEKILGISYPTIKAKIETLLKRLNLVVYKEPIDPIDGIAEGKLTVEEAIAILKSRKKGGGK
- a CDS encoding DUF4097 family beta strand repeat-containing protein, yielding MKILKLLEEGKINAEEAARLLEAIGESEGRKRRGFFWQGMESLSDMMSDMMGMVFSTAFKNHPTLEKFRTSGKKKIEFKGISGDIEINGLETDEIVVEKDGFAKIIETSDSLIIKAISGNVKINTPAKIDLEIKGLSGDIHLNNLTGRIEMVSVSGDIVGRRLKGVFKGEFVSGDVDLEFEEIEDIEINSRYGDIILHINPTQEAEIEVMTDEGDINCELPLKDLIKKPNYLKGILNTAKAKIYINNRHGDIKLKAIL
- a CDS encoding DUF5668 domain-containing protein, which gives rise to MGCGLWGALFLIVIGVWIWASNYGFRFSFYRDWPVLFVIIGFFALLRILKRRR
- the dacB gene encoding D-alanyl-D-alanine carboxypeptidase/D-alanyl-D-alanine-endopeptidase, producing MILTLIFGFLSFDTLLNIPELQNAHYGLCFYDLTADSMIYEYNGARVFVPASNMKLITTAAALYFLGDDFRYKTFLYLRGRINEKRLYGDIVLQGGGDPNFSIENMEKFVRKIQELGINEITGAILVIDDYFTNERLPIGWAWHYLDAKYAPEISALSFNKNVVSVRIRPQSIGETALVYIHPPTKYVKLINNIVSTANSENLIIYRKPEENLIVVEGMIKNARDIDVAVKDPALFAGEYLKERLSAQGVKINKPVARIRSYEIFIGKESPILADSILSSPLIEIIKETNTESENLYAEILLKTLGAQLYKEGSFNAGLTVVKNFLTKCGVDTGWVSIWDGSGLSKHNLLSPRALIAVLKFMYQSNLFYDFYNSLPDPGKGTLKARFNGFSDTLKAKTGAIQAASCLSGYLKVNGTDYAFSLLFNNFTCPTKKITQIQEKIIRTFAEAQRKKNLENIRTVNPAEVIQQ